The nucleotide sequence gagcaaaagatttgaacagatacaaCACAGAGGTTTAGTAACTTGCCTAATGTCATACAGAGCCAAGATCTGAACCCCTGCTTGCCTGACTCTATGCTATGGCTGGTTCCCCAAAGCAGTTCCCCAAAGGAAGTGGGACAAGTTCCCCACCCCCAGAAAAACCTAGGCCAGGAATGTGAGGATGGCCTTTGGCAAACAGGGCTGAAGGCCAGGCCCCACCTGCAGATTCAGGGCCAGATGTCGTGTCTTGGTCTGTTCTAGGTCACTCTGTGAGTACTTGAGCCGCATCTGCAGTCCGTGGGCCTGAGACTGCACCTGACGTAGTTCTGCCTCTTTCCGCTTTGCCTTCATCTGCTCCTAAAGTGGACGAGAGGGGCTAGGTGGTAAGAAGGTGGCCGGCTGGCCTGGGCTTCGGACCCCCATTCCTAGGGACAGCCCTGCCTATGGCTTACCTTCAGCTCTTCTGTCAACcgctctttcttctctttcaactTGTCTACTGCTTTCTCATCCCAGCGCCGGGCCTTGGCCTTCAGATCACTAGCCCCGCCAGAGATCACCCCTGACTTCTGGAACAGGGTCCCATCCAGTGCCACTGTCTACACACagcagggagaagagaggagaggggagaagctAAACAGAGGAATTGCCAATACTAAGCCTGTCCAGCTCCAATATGGGCAAGGGAATCCATACCTTGTGGCGCTGGTGGCCTCCAAAGGCAATGCGGCGGGCATCCTCCACATTGTCACAGACAAGGGCATTGCCACAAGCGTACTGCAGGGCCTTTTTGATGTGAGGTGGCTCATAGCGAATAACGTCAATCACCAGCTTGGCCCCCTTCAGCTCCCGGAGTTTCTCATCTGTAGGTTTCACCTGTGAGAAGAAGCTCAGTTAAGTGGCAGAACACGGAGGGCTAGGAGGAGCAGCCCTCTCACACTGCCCTGACCCCATGACCACCAGCTTCACCTCCAGGTAATCAAGAGGCAAGAAGGTCTCAGGCTCCCCACGCTGCTCCTTGATATACTGAATACAGTCCCGGCCTGTCTTCTCTGAGTCCACGATAATGGCATCCATGTTCTTACCCAAAACCTTGGTTACTGCAATCTGATACTTCTTTTGTGTGGGTTGGCAGAGGTCAATGAGGCGGCCGTACTAGggaaagtcagaagagaaaagtgAAGCATGAGGCTTTTGGGAGCTGGCTTGGGAACCCCAATTCCCAGCTTGGAAGGGGGTGGGAGCAGGTCAGAATTTCTATCAGGAACACAGCCCCCACACTACGGAAGAAAAACCTACTCTGGCTTTAAAGCAACAACAACTTCAGGCAGTCATGTCTGAATCCAAAAATCATCTTTCTAAACCTCACTTTTACCATTTCGCAGACCACTGCCACCCCAGGCATTATGCCAGAGACCCTATATGCATTATATCAAATTCTCACAAACACCCAGCAAAGTAAATCTCTTTGTTCAGTTCACTTCCCCCATGTCTCCCAAATCAACCATGGTTCCCTAAGAACTATCAGATAAAGGGTAAGATCTTTAAGGGCAGTGACTGAGCCTAACTCCTCCTTATCAACTCCCCAGCAGTGTCTATAGGAAAGATCAGGAAATAGTTGTGGAACTCAATTAAGTTGAACCCAGGGATGGAATTACAGCAATAGAGGAATAATATTTAGGGAATCTGGGGACTCAGGATTTGGTTTAAGAGGCCAAGAGTTCTGATAAAGCCTAGTGAATGAGCTGGTTGTTACATGCCAAAGAAGCTcatactgaagcctgcacagaGCTACTTCCTGGGAGCTAATTCCTGCCCTGTGGCCCCTTCCCTTCCCAAAGCCCTCTCCAGTTTCCCCACCTCCCACAAAGGAGTGGACACAAGCAAGACAAAACTTTCAGGAAGATACAACTGGTGTGATGCAAAGAACACGAGGTTAAGAATCAGAACAAGTTGGGTCTGAactgcagttttttttctttttttaaattttatttagtttggctgtgttgggtcttcattgctgcacgcagggtttctctagctgtggtgagcgaggactactcttcgttgcggcgcacgggcttctcactgcggtggcttcttttgttgcggacgGGCTcaaagcacgcgggcttcaggagttgtggcgctcgggctctagagcgcaggctcagtagttgtggcgcacgggcttagttgctctgaggcatgtgggatcttcctggaccagagatcgaacctgtgtcccctgcactggcaggcggattcttaaccactgccccaccagggaagtccctgaattgcAGTTCTTATACTTATAAGCTATGCTGttttgagcaagtcatttaacctctctgaccctcagtttccctaGCTGTAAAAATGGGATTAGCAATCCTGtcctcacagggctgctgtgaaaaTTATCTGACAGTGAGTGTGAAagtaagtgctcaggaaatgAGTTCCCTCTCCACTCTTACCACAGAGCCAGGGTACAGGCGCTTGATGCTTTCCATAATTTCTGCCTTACGCTGTTGGCGGCTGCTCTCCTGGCGGTCAATGCGTGCATCCCCCAGCTGCTCCATCACCTGGTTCAGCTCCTTATTGATCTCATCAATTCGCCGCTTGGCCATCTCCACCTCCTCTGTCAGCTCCCCCTCTAGCTTCTTCTGCTCCTCGAGGGACTGCCTacaaagtaaggaaacacaagggtTACCCTGGCTGGCCAGAAAATATTCCTGGCCGAGAGGGACTCTGTGGGTCCTGCCTGGAGAGAGGTAGGACAGGAAGGGTTCACAAGAACAGGCCTGGAAGTAAGAGGGAAGGTTACAAGGCCACATACTTGCTAGTTGTGATGTATTCCTCCAGTTTCTCAATCCGCTTCTGATTCTCTTCAATctccctcagcttttgcttgATCTTGGCctgggagaaagacaaatacactaCATCACCATAGACTGAGTAAGTTAACTCCAAGACCATGGGGCCCTGGctcatccccctccccatgtgcCTGCTCATCCAAGAGCCCAACAGTCACGGACAATGGGTCACTAGTGCAGGAGGCCCATTAAAAAGCAgacacacagggacttccctggtggtgcagtggataggaATCCGTCTGCCAaacagggaacatgggttcgatccctggtccgggaagatcccacatgccgcagagcaactaagcccatgccacaactactgaagcccgagcaccctagtgctcgtgctccgcaacaagagaagccatcgcaaggAGAAGCTggcataccgcaacaaagagtagctcccattcGCCACAAAATGAGAAAGCCCGCacggcagcaacgaagacgcatcgcagccaaaaataaatcaaattaagtcttaaaaaaaaaaaagcagacacacAGATGGTGTTCAATGTGGCTCTGCTAACTGATGGGGTCACCCTGGGCCCTATGAAACCCTCTCATAGGTGTTCTACCCAGCCTGGGCTAACTTCCTCACCAATCAAGACAGGCTCAAACCAAAAAAGTGTGGGCTAGACTGCCCAGGTTCacgtcccagttctgccacttaataaccttaggcaaattacttcaCCTCTGTGCTGTactttcctcatttggaaaatgaggaATTAAATGACTGCATACATGTAAAAAACAGTGTCTAGCACACAGTGTTTGCTAGATGTTAGCTATTGTCATTACTGTTAAGCTATCATTACTTCCTTTTCTCTGGACCATCATTCCTAATCTTGTACAGCATGCCCACCTCTGTCTCTACTTTCTTCCGCTCTTCCAGATCCAGCCGGTCCTGGTCGGCCTTCTGGTCTCGATTGAACTTCTCAAGCTCCTGCGCCAGGGTAGCTGCTCTCTTGCTGGCTTCTTCTTTCAACCGGTGGTATTTCTTCACCTGTGTCAGGGACAGGGAAAGAGGACAGGGATGACCAAGTCAGTCCATGTCAGCCCAGCGATCTCTCTACTcccgcccccccaacccccgcccaaGAGCTTACCTGATTCTCCTCCAGGGTCAAATCTCTGCCCTGACTCTGACTCTCCTCTTCCATCCGTTCCTCAAACTCCTGCCGGGCTTTCTCCACTGACAGCATCTCCTTTTCCAGCTCATCCATGTCACCTTTACGCTTCTTGTAATGCTTCTGAGCATTCTGTAGGGACTTCTTGGCTGCTTCCAGCTTCTTGATTTTGTGGGAGGTATTCTCCTTGGCTTTGATGTACTGAGGCCGCTTCTGGTTCAGCTCTGAGTCCTTCTCCCttttgccagaggggagggggaaaccAGTTAGCACTGTGGGAGAAGGGAGGGTTCCAAGGCTTTTTAATCCAAAGGGGGCCTAAACTCCAAGCCTCAGGGAAGTGCCTAAAAGAACAAGGGCCTGATGCCCCACAGATCCTCAAAACAGGGGCTATTCCCTAGCAATGCATTCCAGCCACTCTATAAGGTAAAGCTACCACCCCTGCCTCAACCCTAGCCAGGCCAGGCCCCTCAGTAACAACTCCCAAGAGTAACCTGTGTTCACGTAATCTGACTTAACCTTTTCAAATTTCTGTCCTTTAAACTTCAAGCTCCAGTTTTCCTCTTCTAGGAAGAGACTACCAGCCACGAGTGGCTTCCCATCACTTCCTCTCACTTGGCAAAGCCACCACCCCTTTCAAGTTCTCATCTTCTGAGTACCTATCTACCCGGAGTCTGAGTACTTAAATACTCTATTTGTCTAAAATGCAAGTCAACAAATGTGTCTGATTCTAGCCAAAGCAAGTCAAGGGGAAGATAGAGAAACTAGTACAGGCACTGGGCTCTGGGCTCAGAGGAGCCCAAGGAAACAGCACAGCCTCTTGGCTTTCCACATGTCACATGCCCAGGCCTGCCACTTACTTGATCTCCTTCTCAATCTGCTGCTGTTCCCGCATCATTTTGCCcagctccttcttcttctccttcagcTCATCCTCTACCTTGTCCATCCGCTTCTTGTCCTTCTCGATCTCCTTGTTCTTAGAGGCCAGTTCTTTGTTGAGTTTCTCGATTTCCACTTCATTATGATAAAGTTTGAAAAGTTGCAACTGTACCTGAGCTCGCACCACCTCATCCTTCAGGCGCTGGTAGCGGTCAGCCTGTGCAAATAGGGGTGTGGAGGCAGGGGTGCATCAGTAAGGCACTGGCTTCAATCTGGCCTCTCAGAGCCCAGAGGCAACCTGGCCACctacctcttctttttcttgtttggcCTCCTTGCGTTCAGCTGCGATGTTTTTTTTGCGATGGTAATTAAACTGCGTGTCCTCTTCAGCTTTCACCATTTCCTTTTTTCGCTTGTCATATTCCTGGGCCAGCTCCCCAGAGCGACTGATCTCTTCAAAAAGAGCTGTCCTCTCTTTGGGGTTCTTCATGGCAATAGATTCCACAGCGCCCTAGTAAAGGTcaaaacactctccccacttagaccCTAGCCAGCCCAGTTCCCGCTACCCACTCCGACTCAATCATTCAGAAAAAGTTCACTGATCCCTTCCCCACACTGGGTGCCACATTTCACCATTGAGCTTTGAGGACATATTCCCTGCCTTTTGAGGTACATGGGGAACAGAAGAGATAGAAGCAGAGACAACACCGTGTGTTACGTGCAGTGACAGCAGTAgcacagaaaaagaactaaatgaagctTGAGTGTAGGAGACTGGTAGGGGTACCTATGTAGGAAGGTTTCCCAAAGGTGACATCTAAGATGAGTTTGGAAGATGAGGAAGAAACTAACCAAGAAAGtaagagagggggcttccctggtggcgcagtggttgagagtccgcctgccaatgcagaggacacgggttcaggcactggtctgggaggatcccacatgcctcagagcagctaggcccatgagccacaagtactgagcctgcgcgtctggagcctgtgctccgcaacgagaggccgcaatggtgagaggccgcaatggtgagaggcccgcgcaccgcgatgaagagcggcccccgctcgctgcaactagagaaagccctcgcacagaaacgaagacccaacacagccaaaaataaataaataaatttataaaaaaaagaaagtaagagagaTGAGGTTATTTCACGTAGAGGAAAATTAATATTGCAAAGGCCTGCAGGCTAAAGAAAGCAGGTGAATTTGGGGAACTGTAAAAGCCTTAATTAGGCTGGAGGGCAGGGTTAGAAGGGAAGAGTAATGGCATATGAGGCTAGTGAGGTAAGCAAGAACCAAAGGGTGGTGTTTCATGAATGACAGGAGTTGGATTTCATGCTaaggcaatggttctcaaactttagtgtgcatcaTAATAACCTGGAGAGCCTGGGAAAACACaaattgctgggccccaccccataGTCTCTGCCCCTataggtctggggtagggcctgagaatgtgcatttctaacatgtCCCCAGTTGATGCCGATCTGGAGACTACAATTTGAGAACTGCCATCAGAAGGCAATGAGAAATCACTGAAATGTTttaaggagaggagggaaagaaacaTATTTGTGCTCCCATAAGATGATCCTGGCCTAGGGGATGAACAGGAAGGGGCAAGACTGGAGTCGGGAAGCACAGTGAGGAAGCTGTTACATTAGTTCAGGGGAGAGATGATGAAGCCAGAGATGGAGCAGGTCCAGTGGGGATAGAACAAAAAGCAGGTAGCCAATAATTGTTAAAAATGCCCACCTGGAAGACGAGGAAGTTACGAGCTTTGATAAGAATGCCCAACTTCTCTAATTCCTCACTGTACTCATGTAGCTGGACCACTTTGTTGTTGATCTTGTACTCAGAGGAACCCCCTACAAGACAATGCATGAGTCAGCCGAGGGTTAGGCCTCCCTCCTACCCCAACAAACTAGTCTAGCCACCCCCCGATGCCCGTGGACCCAAGGAGAACCTCTGGCCAGCCTCACCTACCAACAATGACACGGGCAAAGGTGCGGTCCTCAGCACCCTCCTCAGAGTAGACCATGCTGACAAAGGCCCGGTTGGCAGCTGGCTTGCCCACAGGAGCTCCATGGATCAGGTCCCTCAGGGTCTTTACCCGCAGGTTGCTGGTTTTCTCACCCAACACAAAGCTGATGGCATCCATGAGATTTGACTTACCTAAGGGAGGACAGGACAAAGTAGAGGAGGGGAAGTcaggaagaaggggagaggaaaaggaataaaGGAGACATTGACAAGAACATAAATGTTCCCTAATCACTCAGTGCACAGACTAACAGGAGGACAAAATACTGCTTTGCCCCTGTAAAGGCTAGGCCTGACCAAAGCCCTGGATCAAAGGCTTAGAAAAACAGCTCCTTTGCAGTTACCACTTACAGCAGCCAAAAACTAGAACCCCATCTAAGGAAATGGTATATTCACAGAATAAATCATTCtacaacatttttttgtttttttggccatgccgtgcagcctgtgggatcttagttccccaaccagggatcaaacccacgccccctgcattggaagtgtggagtattagccagggaagtccctctacaaCCTTTGATGACATGGGAAAATACCCACAACAGGAGAAACAAGCATGATACAAAACTCAACATAGTTTGATCTCaaccaagtttaaaaaaaaaaacacacaaaacaaaaaaacacacaggggctgagggaagggggAAAATGCAGAGCTGTTATTTGATGAGCATAgtctcagttttgcaagatgaaaaagttcagaAGATTGgatgcacaaaaatgtgaatatatttaacactactgaactgtacactcaaaaatggttaaaatggtaaattttatgttatgtgtattttaacataattttttttaaaaaggcatattcCTATAGTGATACATGAAGCAGACAGCATCACCTATGAAGTATCTTACCAAAAATATTTGACCTGAATCTAAACAAACATTTAGACCTACCTTCCAGTTTATAAGAAATACAGCAGTTAGAGAAACATGGTAAATGACACCATGAAGAAACCTTAAGACAAACACAGAATGTGGGATATTCTACAAGACAACTGGTCTGGTCTTTTTGAAAAGTCAATGTCTTTTAGGGAGAACCATTCCAGGATACAGAGATTACTGAGACAAGCAAAGGCAGCACACAAACTTTGATTGGATTCTGGttccaaaaaaatcccaaaaagaCATTTTGGGGAGCAATTTGGGAAGCTTGAATATAAACTGGATAACTGATGACATGAGGAAATTAATTCTCTCAGGTATGATAATGGTATACTGGTAAACAGGAGAAGAGTGATCTTAGTAGATGAATGCTGAATCCTTTAGGGGTAAAACGTCATTATGTCTGCaatttactttcaaatgattAAGTAAAACACAGGTGTAAGTTTGAAAAGTTTCATAATCAAAacttggggggacttccctggtggtccagtggttaagaatccgtcttgcaatgcaggggatgccagtttgatccctggtaggagaactaagatcccacatgccgcgggcaactaagcccgcatgccacaactagagagcccacgcactgcaactaatgagcccacgcgcctcaactagagagaagcccacacaccgcaacgaagagcctgcacactgcaacgaaagatcctgcatgccacaactaagacccaatgcagccaaaaaataaaaataaaaaacttggggagagggaaaggcataaaaatataaacagtataACAGTGATCAtttctgggaaagaaaataggTAACAagtcagggaagggagagaatctTCTTTTTTACTGTACATCCTTTggaattttctgaattttataccATGTGCATATATTCACTATTCAAATAAATAAGGTTTTTAACATTAAACATGATTATCTTTTCAGTAGTGGAGTCACAGTTTTTACCTTCTCTATTTTagactcagaaaaaaatatattaaaaaaaatttagactgGGGTTGGGGGTAGGGAATAGTTTAATCTCTATAAATTCTATCTCAAGATTCCCCCCAACATGCTATCTGACCTTGAACTGAGGACCTGATTTCTAAAACCCTTCTACCCAACTATAAAAATGGCAGCCCAGGTCCTTCCACAGAGGCAGTACAAGACAGTGATTAAGAGCTTGggttctaggggcttccctggtggcgcagtggttgagaatctgcctgccaatgcaggggacacgggttcgagccctggtctgggaagatcccacatgccgcggagcaactaggcccgtgagccacaactactgagcctgtgcgtctggagcttgtgctccacaacaagagaggcccacgcaccgtgattaagagtggcccccgctcgccacaactagagaaagcccacgcacagaaacgaagacccaacacagccaaaaataaataaataaataaataaaattaaaaaaaaaaaaaaagagcttgggTTCTAGTCCAACAGACCAGGTTCTAATCTTAGTTTCACCACTTCTTAGCTGACCTTCCTTTCCCTCACCTGGAAAATCTGAAAAACCAAGACTCATGGGTAAAAGCATCTAAAACAATGGTTGGCACATAGTTCTCTGTGGGAGTGGCAGGAGCACAGGTATGACAGGCACAGGTTCTGATCCTGGCTCTGAGAATCAAGTGTGCAAGTGATCACAACTCTTTGTGCCTGggtcttctcatctataaaacaaagataatggTATCTCCCTCCTAGGGTCACTGTGAGAATTTAAATGTAAAGTGTCCTAATAAATAAAGTACTTGCCACACagtgaatgctcaataaatggcaatCCTATCCTAACCAGGTCTGGACTCTTAGCTTAGTCTCCCTCATCACAGCAGGACTAGCACATCATGCTGACCAGGAGTCAGCCTTTTAGGCACCCATTTCCAACTTCTGGGCTTCTCCCATGCTCTCCAAGGATGGCAAGAACATCTCACAACCAAAGGCCTCCCTACTCGCAATCATTCAatattgtaaacatttttataacaaGCATTATGACCTGAACAACGATATAATGTTTCAAGGAATGTCTTCTTTGGGGCACTCCATAGACCAGTGATGAagatacaaaacagaataaacattAACATGTAGCAAGTGTCTACTATGTGGCAGAGAGAAATTCACTGAGAGGAATCAAAGAATGCTTTGTGGAGCTGGGCACTGAAGAATGGGGTCGGATGTAAGCCTGACATCTACTCGAAGAATGAGCAAGAAGGCggtctcttccccctcccccactttcctttgattataaaaatgtagctCAACTTAATCCTTGGAGCAGAGCTCCCTCACCTTCCCACTTGTATCCCTCACAAGCATCCtataaatctacttcttgcctgtcaaaaaaaaaacacagggtaCGGGAGGGCCAGTCAGACCAAGGGCCTTTTCGGAATACCTGGGTATACAAATTTACCCATGTTGAGGAGACTGAATGCCAAGAGGTGCATCTCAGCTCTTTCCACAGGGGCCACCACACCAAAATCCTAAGAAACTGCAGTGGAACCCCAAGCATTAGCCGTCTAGGCCAGTAGTTCTCAAATGAGGTGGGAGAGGGTGGAgtgattttgcccctcccccctggGGACATCTGGTAATAtctgtagacattttttttttttttttgcggtacgcaggcctctcactgttgtggcctctcccgttgcggagcacaggctagggacgcgcaggctcagcggccatggctcatgggcctagccgctccgcagcatgtgggatcttcccggaccggggcacgaacccgtgtcccctgcatcagcaggcggactctcaaccactgcgccaccagggaagccctgtagacatttttgattgtcacacctggagggggtgggggtggggttgctACTGTCACCTAGTGGGTAAAAGCCAAGGATGCCACTAAACATCCTACACCTTACAATGCCACTAAACATCCTAGTGGGTAAAAGCCaaggatgctactaaacatcctacaagcACGGACCCCACAGCAAAGCATTATCTCACTggaaatgtcaatagtgctgctgttgagaaaccctgcttaaAAGAGAGCCATATCTAGGCAAGACTCCAGGGAAGGTCATCAGTTACAGCTACTTCAGCAAGAGCAGCCCCTCAGGCTAGAAAGTGATTTAGCTGGAACACCTCTGAGGTGAAGGAACACAGCAGGATTCCAAACAGACCTCTAATGTCCGTAGATGGGAGGACTCCATGGTGTATAATTTAGAGATGGGGAATTTAGATATGAAATAGAGGCCTTATCTGACtaccctttctttcctcctttccttcctttttctttctttttattttttctcccagttttaacaagatataactgacatacaacactgtattactttcaggtgtacaacatgattctgtatttgtatatattgcaaaatggttgccacaataagtttagttagcatccatcacctcacagttaatttttttcttgtgacttttttaagatctactttaaaacatacaaaatatacaatacagtattgttaactaatGACCACTCTTCCTAAAAAGCCATCCAAGTCACTCTATCACATCACTGTATCACATCAATCGTGCACAGCACTTATCACAGCCGAAAAATAACTTATTTCCTCCTTTATTATCGTCTTTCCCCTCTGGAATGTAAGTTCTCCGAAAGCATGGCTTATTCTGTTCTCCGCTGTTTCCACAGCACCTTGACTGAATAACTCCTTATAAagcagtaagcattcaataaatttgACGAGCGAATGAGTTCTGACTTTTGATGGTTTCAGTGGTAAGAAAGGCATGCCTCGAATTCGAGGCATCCCGACCTCTCAGTTGAGGCCGGGGAGTCGAGACCCCAAGCACTCCGGAGACGCGAGCACGGAGTCCGAAATTCAAAAGTGCCGCCTCCagagaagagtttttaaaagaaagaaaaaaaaaaggaattggagTGTACCAACGCGAGGCGGGAGGGGGG is from Orcinus orca chromosome X, mOrcOrc1.1, whole genome shotgun sequence and encodes:
- the SMC1A gene encoding structural maintenance of chromosomes protein 1A isoform X1, encoding MGFLKLIEIENFKSYKGRQIIGPFQRFTAIIGPNGSGKSNLMDAISFVLGEKTSNLRVKTLRDLIHGAPVGKPAANRAFVSMVYSEEGAEDRTFARVIVGGSSEYKINNKVVQLHEYSEELEKLGILIKARNFLVFQGAVESIAMKNPKERTALFEEISRSGELAQEYDKRKKEMVKAEEDTQFNYHRKKNIAAERKEAKQEKEEADRYQRLKDEVVRAQVQLQLFKLYHNEVEIEKLNKELASKNKEIEKDKKRMDKVEDELKEKKKELGKMMREQQQIEKEIKEKDSELNQKRPQYIKAKENTSHKIKKLEAAKKSLQNAQKHYKKRKGDMDELEKEMLSVEKARQEFEERMEEESQSQGRDLTLEENQVKKYHRLKEEASKRAATLAQELEKFNRDQKADQDRLDLEERKKVETEAKIKQKLREIEENQKRIEKLEEYITTSKQSLEEQKKLEGELTEEVEMAKRRIDEINKELNQVMEQLGDARIDRQESSRQQRKAEIMESIKRLYPGSVYGRLIDLCQPTQKKYQIAVTKVLGKNMDAIIVDSEKTGRDCIQYIKEQRGEPETFLPLDYLEVKPTDEKLRELKGAKLVIDVIRYEPPHIKKALQYACGNALVCDNVEDARRIAFGGHQRHKTVALDGTLFQKSGVISGGASDLKAKARRWDEKAVDKLKEKKERLTEELKEQMKAKRKEAELRQVQSQAHGLQMRLKYSQSDLEQTKTRHLALNLQEKSKLESELANFGPRINDIKRIIQSREREMKDLKEKMNQVEDEVFEEFCREIGVRNIREFEEEKVKRQNEIAKKRLEFENQKTRLGIQLDFEKNQLKEDQDKVHMWEQTVKKDENEIEKLKKEEQRHMKIIDETMAQLQDLKNQHLAKKSEVNDKNHEMEEIRKKLGGANKEMTHLQKEVTAIETKLEQKRSDRHNLLQACKMQDIKLPLSKGTMDDISQEEGSSQGEDSVSGSQRTSNIYAREALIEIDYGDLCEDLKDAQAEEEIKQEMNTLQQKLNEQQSVLQRIAAPNMKAMEKLESVRDKFQETSDEFEAARKRAKKAKQAFEQIKKERFDRFNSCFESVATNIDEIYKALSRNSSAQAFLGPENPEEPYLDGINYNCVAPGKRFRPMDNLSGGEKTVAALALLFAIHSYKPAPFFVLDEIDAALDNTNIGKVANYIKEQSTCNFQAIVISLKEEFYTKAESLIGVYPEQGDCVISKVLTFDLTKYPDANPNPNEQ
- the SMC1A gene encoding structural maintenance of chromosomes protein 1A isoform X3, whose translation is MGFLKLIEIENFKSYKGRQIIGPFQRFTAIIGPNGSGKSNLMDAISFVLGEKTSNLRVKTLRDLIHGAPVGKPAANRAFVSMVYSEEGAEDRTFARVIVGGSSEYKINNKVVQLHEYSEELEKLGILIKARNFLVFQADRYQRLKDEVVRAQVQLQLFKLYHNEVEIEKLNKELASKNKEIEKDKKRMDKVEDELKEKKKELGKMMREQQQIEKEIKEKDSELNQKRPQYIKAKENTSHKIKKLEAAKKSLQNAQKHYKKRKGDMDELEKEMLSVEKARQEFEERMEEESQSQGRDLTLEENQVKKYHRLKEEASKRAATLAQELEKFNRDQKADQDRLDLEERKKVETEAKIKQKLREIEENQKRIEKLEEYITTSKQSLEEQKKLEGELTEEVEMAKRRIDEINKELNQVMEQLGDARIDRQESSRQQRKAEIMESIKRLYPGSVYGRLIDLCQPTQKKYQIAVTKVLGKNMDAIIVDSEKTGRDCIQYIKEQRGEPETFLPLDYLEVKPTDEKLRELKGAKLVIDVIRYEPPHIKKALQYACGNALVCDNVEDARRIAFGGHQRHKTVALDGTLFQKSGVISGGASDLKAKARRWDEKAVDKLKEKKERLTEELKEQMKAKRKEAELRQVQSQAHGLQMRLKYSQSDLEQTKTRHLALNLQEKSKLESELANFGPRINDIKRIIQSREREMKDLKEKMNQVEDEVFEEFCREIGVRNIREFEEEKVKRQNEIAKKRLEFENQKTRLGIQLDFEKNQLKEDQDKVHMWEQTVKKDENEIEKLKKEEQRHMKIIDETMAQLQDLKNQHLAKKSEVNDKNHEMEEIRKKLGGANKEMTHLQKEVTAIETKLEQKRSDRHNLLQACKMQDIKLPLSKGTMDDISQEEGSSQGEDSVSGSQRTSNIYAREALIEIDYGDLCEDLKDAQAEEEIKQEMNTLQQKLNEQQSVLQRIAAPNMKAMEKLESVRDKFQETSDEFEAARKRAKKAKQAFEQIKKERFDRFNSCFESVATNIDEIYKALSRNSSAQAFLGPENPEEPYLDGINYNCVAPGKRFRPMDNLSGGEKTVAALALLFAIHSYKPAPFFVLDEIDAALDNTNIGKVANYIKEQSTCNFQAIVISLKEEFYTKAESLIGVYPEQGDCVISKVLTFDLTKYPDANPNPNEQ
- the SMC1A gene encoding structural maintenance of chromosomes protein 1A isoform X2 yields the protein MGFLKLIEIENFKSYKGRQIIGPFQRFTAIIGPNGSGKSNLMDAISFVLGEKTSNLRVKTLRDLIHGAPVGKPAANRAFVSMVYSEEGAEDRTFARVIVGGSSEYKINNKVVQLHEYSEELEKLGILIKARNFLVFQGAVESIAMKNPKERTALFEEISRSGELAQEYDKRKKEMVKAEEDTQFNYHRKKNIAAERKEAKQEKEEADRYQRLKDEVVRAQVQLQLFKLYHNEVEIEKLNKELASKNKEIEKDKKRMDKVEDELKEKKKELGKMMREQQQIEKEIKEKDSELNQKRPQYIKAKENTSHKIKKLEAAKKSLQNAQKHYKKRKGDMDELEKEMLSVEKARQEFEERMEEESQSQGRDLTLEENQVKKYHRLKEEASKRAATLAQELEKFNRDQKADQDRLDLEERKKVETEAKIKQKLREIEENQKRIEKLEEYITTSKQSLEEQKKLEGELTEEVEMAKRRIDEINKELNQVMEQLGDARIDRQESSRQQRKAEIMESIKRLYPGSVYGRLIDLCQPTQKKYQIAVTKVLGKNMDAIIVDSEKTGRDCIQYIKEQRGEPETFLPLDYLEVKPTDEKLRELKGAKLVIDVIRYEPPHIKKALQYACGNALVCDNVEDARRIAFGGHQRHKTVALDGTLFQKSGVISGGASDLKAKARRWDEKAVDKLKEKKERLTEELKEQMKAKRKEAELRQVQSQAHGLQMRLKYSQSDLEQTKTRHLALNLQEKSKLESELANFGPRINDIKRIIQSREREMKDLKEKMNQVEDEVFEEFCREIGVRNIREFEEEKVKRQNEIAKKRLEFENQKTRLGIQLDFEKNQLKEDQDKVHMWEQTVKKDENEIEKLKKEEQRHMKIIDETMAQLQDLKNQHLAKKSEVNDKNHEMEEIRKKLGGANKEMTHLQKEVTAIETKLEQKRSDRHNLLQACKMQDIKLPLSKGTMDDISQEEGSSQGEDSVSGSQRTSNIYAREALIEIDYGDLCEDLKDAQAEEEIKQEMNTLQQKLNEQQSVLQRIAAPNMKAMEKLESVRDKFQETSDEFEAARKRAKKAKQAFEQIKKERFDRFNSCFESVATNIDEIYKALSRNSSAQAFLGPENPEEPYLDGINYNCVAPGKRFRPMDNLSGGEKTVAALALLFAIHRKPASTTVAYPDLPLLNANST